The genomic window AATTTCTCAGGTCTTTCAATGAGTAATTTCTCTTGATTTGGGAAAACAAAGTGTTTAGCTATTTCAATAATCGGATTTCCATCAATTTCTTTAATTGGACAGAAACTCTTATTTATTTTAGTTTTTATTTCTTTTTCATCATCATCGATAGCTATAAAGTTTCCTTTACTACTAGACATCTTTTCATCACCATCGAGACCATGTAAAAGTGGGGTATGGATACATACTGGTGGATTTTGATTGATTTTTGGAAGATTTTCCCTAGCTAACATCTGTATTTTTCTCTGTTCCATTCCTCCAAGAGCTACATCCACATCTAATGATATCATGTCAGCAACTTGCATCAAAGGATATATTGCATCAGATACTTTTGGATTTTCACTATTTCTACTTACTTGATCCATACTTCTCTTTGCTCTAACTAATGTAGTGAGAGTAGCTAATTTGTATAATTCCTCAGTATATTCTGCAGTAGTTTGAAAACTTGAACCAAGAATAAATTCAGTATCTTCACTTAATCCAAGTGCTTTGAAGCATTTTTCATTGTAC from Methanobrevibacter sp. TMH8 includes these protein-coding regions:
- a CDS encoding tyrosine--tRNA ligase, which encodes MDIKAKIDLIEKGTMEVITSEELEEKFKKDKPIAYTGYEPSGKIHLGHAITVMKLKQLQEIGFKIKILLADYHAYLNGKGTLEEIEETAKYNEKCFKALGLSEDTEFILGSSFQTTAEYTEELYKLATLTTLVRAKRSMDQVSRNSENPKVSDAIYPLMQVADMISLDVDVALGGMEQRKIQMLARENLPKINQNPPVCIHTPLLHGLDGDEKMSSSKGNFIAIDDDEKEIKTKINKSFCPIKEIDGNPIIEIAKHFVFPNQEKLLIERPEKFGGNLELNENELLDMYVSGELHPMDLKNAVATYMINYLANVREYMANN